From one Oncorhynchus keta strain PuntledgeMale-10-30-2019 chromosome 30, Oket_V2, whole genome shotgun sequence genomic stretch:
- the LOC127905928 gene encoding uncharacterized protein LOC127905928 — MHLSILLSALLSIPVSLGWNEDFQIVCSGQEFRLPVYSGSRIVTFTPSYPPGPRRVLLENNNLKDPRFEWTKDRTLLLKDVTHGDQGLYSIKLSSGFTDETVRLTVSECIKTFRRGYGETFQHNIPKDGSLLEFSPRGSHPDSQPVVLWNRTDLETSEAGRGRLGSDGRVWVAERVTQADQGNYTIRDENGKVISRSKLTVNGHTFNVTRFFKESLNLPLFLPVPHVHLIFTPSLHLSNPSNVPLDSRYSRPVQLIKDGHIVDQDSRYWGLISLGRNRTVNEVVITRLSAKHDGMYEIRDQDGNLVSSTVLHVVDKTARWRAVLKSISVPSGMFVTLAGFILFMKRYPNCSLTMIINGLRGHHTPAANLPRGNVQDYSPPSPQPYGFYGHSQQTGTPKIWSPRPTHSGYTPVVDSATLVVDSAPQPSPEPVRTGRQQETDRLSVETATTHYPSREETAGSERVISFSVAGASDCLHSSEDCFQFRIKKEGVEERWRKAEDYFSTLPLDTDTSETCSIYTSDKLNFL, encoded by the exons ATGCACCTCTCTATCCTACTGAGTGCCCTTCTCAGCATCCCTGTCTCTTTGG GCTGGAATGAAGACTTCCAGATAGTGTGTTCTGGACAAGAGTTCCGCCTGCCGGTCTACTCAGGGTCAAGGATTGTGACCTTTACCCCCAGCTACCCTCCAGGACCAAGAAGAGTGCTACTGGAGAATAACAAT TTGAAGGACCCGCGGTTTGAGTGGACCAAAGATAGGACATTGCTGTTGAAGGACGTCACACACGGTGACCAGGGACTCTACTCTATCAAGCTGTCCTCTGGATTCACAGATGAGACCGTTCGCCTCACTGTCTCAG AATGTATAAAAACTTTCAGACGGGGCTATGGGGAGACTTTTCAGCACAACATCCCTAAAGATGGCTCCCTGTTGGAGTTTTCACCCAGGGGCTCCCACCCTGATTCCCAGCCGGTGGTACTGTGGAACCGGACAGATCTCGAGACCAGTGAGGCGGGTCGGGGGAGGCTGGGGTCGGACGGGAGGGTCTGGGTGGCAGAGAGGGTGACCCAGGCAGACCAGGGAAACTACACCATCAGAGACGAGAACGGGAAAGTAATCTCCCGCAGCAAACTCACTGTCAATG GGCACACCTTCAATGTCACCCGCTTCTTCAAGGAGTCGCTAAACcttcccctgtttctccctgtcccTCATGTCCACCTCATTTTTACCCCCTCCCTGCACCTGTCCAACCCCTCCAATGTTCCCCTTGACTCCCGGTACTCCCGCCCCGTGCAGCTGATCAAGGACGGGCATATCGTGGATCAGGACTCCCGGTACTGGGGCCTCATCTCTCTGGGGAGAAATAGGACTGTCAACGAGGTGGTCATCACCAGGCTGAGTgcaaagcatgatgggatgtaTGAGATTCGAGATCAGGACGGCAACCTGGTGTCGTCTACTGTTCTCCATGTGGTCG ATAAGACTGCGAGATGGAGAGCGGTCCTCAAGTCCATCAGCGTCCCTTCTGGCATGTTTGTGACTTTGGCTGGTTTCATCCTGTTTATGAAGCGCTACCCTAACTGCAGCCTCACTATGATCATCAATGGCCTAAGAGGTCACCACACACCCGCAGCTAACCTGCCAAGAGGCAATGTCCAG GACTACAGTCCGCCCAGCCCCCAGCCCTATGGTTTTTATGGTCATTCACAGCAGACTGGAACGCCAAAAATATGGAGCCCCAGACCTACACATTCT GGTTACACTCCTGTTGTGGACAGTGCAACACTTGTAGTGGACAGTGCACCACAGCCCTCCCCTGAGCCAGTGAGGACtgggagacagcaggagacagaccGACTTAGTGTTGAGACTGCCACTACTCACTATCCCAGTAGAGAG GAGACTGCTGGCAGTGAGAGGGTGATCTCCTTTTCTGTCGCTGGCGCCTCCGACTGCCTCCACTCATCTGAAGACTGTTTTCAGTTCCGGATCAAGAAAGAGGGAGtcgaggagagatggaggaaagcaGAAGACTACTTTTCCACACTTCCACTGGACACGGATACCTCGGAGACTTGCAGCATCTATACTTCTGACAAACTCAACTTCTTATAA
- the LOC118363404 gene encoding pre-mRNA-processing factor 19-like → MSLVCAISNEVPEHPCVSPVSNQVFERRLIEKFIAENGVDPMNGQPLSEEQLIDIKVSHPIRPKAASATSIPAILKSLQDEWDAVMLHSFTLRQQLQTTRQELSHALYQHDAACRVIARLTKEVTAAREALATLKPQAGLVAPQAMPASQPATGGAGGEPMEVSEQVGMTPEIIQKLQDKATVLTTERKKRGKTVPEELVRAEDLSKYRQVASHAGLHSASVPGILCMDLCPSDTNKVLTGGADKNVVVFDKKEEQIIATLKGHTKKVTSVIYHPSQSVVFSASPDSTIRVWSVTAGNCVQVVRAHEASVTGLSLHATGDYLLSSSEDQYWAFSDIQTGRVLTKVTDEAAGVALTCAQFHPDGLIFGTGTADSQIKIWDLKERTNVANFPGHSGPVTSIAFSENGYYLATGAQDSSVKLWDLRKLKNFKTIALDNNYEVKSLVFDQSGTYLAVGGSDIRVYICKQWSEVLNFSDHSGLVTGVAFGDNAQFLSSAGMDRSLKFYSL, encoded by the exons ATGTCTTTGGTTTGCGCAA TTTCCAATGAGGTCCCGGAGCACCCCTGCGTGTCCCCGGTGTCCAACCAGGTGTTCGAGCGCCGACTGATCGAGAAGTTCATCGCGGAGAATGGCGTTGACCCCATGAACGGCCAACCACTGTCCGAAGAGCAACTTATCGATATTAAAG TGTCTCATCCTATCCGACCAAAGGCTGCCTCCGCTACCAGTATTCCTGCCATACTCAAGTCTCTGCAAGATGAGTGG gaTGCGGTGATGCTCCACAGTTTCACTCTGAGGCAGCAGCTGCAGACGACTCGCCAGGAGCTGTCTCACGCCCTCTACCAGCATGATGCAGCCTGCAGAGTCATTGCCCGTCTCACCAAGGAGGTCACTGCAGccagagagg CACTGGCCACACTGAAGCCCCAAGCCGGATTGGTCGCCCCTCAGGCTATGCCTGCCTCTCAGCCAGCCACTGGG GGTGCAGGTGGGGAGCCCATGGAGGTTAGTGAGCAGGTGGGAATGACCCCAGAAATCATCCAGAAG CTCCAAGATAAGGCCACCGTCCTTACCACAGAGCGAAAGAAG AGAGGCAAGACTGTGCCAGAGGAACTGGTCAGGGCTGAGGATCTGAGCAAGTACCGACAAGTGGCTTCCCACGCT GGTCTTCATAGCGCCAGTGTCCCAGGAATCCTGTGTATGGACCTCTGTCCTTCAGATACTAACAAAGTACTCACTG GAGGGGCTGATAAGAACGTGGTTGTGTTTGATAAGAAGGAGGAGCAGATCATCGCCACTCTCAAGGGTCACACCAAGAAGGTGACCTCTGTCATCTACCACCCCTCCCAG TCGGTGGTGTTCTCTGCCTCTCCAGACAGCACCATCCGGGTGTGGTCTGTTACCGCGGGCAACTGTGTCCAGGTGGTGAGAGCTCACGAGGCGAGCGTGACCGGGCTGTCACTTCACGCCACCGGAGACTACCTGCTTAGCTCCTCCGAGGACCAG tactgggccTTCTCTGACATCCAAACTGGCCGAGTCCTTACTAAAGTCACTGATGAGGCTGCTGGTGTTG CTCTGACTTGTGCTCAGTTCCACCCTGACGGTCTGATTTTCGGGACGGGAACAGCTGACTCCCAAATCAAGATCTGGGATCTGAAGGAACGCACCAACGTGGCCAACTTCCCCGGCCACTCCGGTCCCGTCACCTCCATTGCCTTCTCTGAGAACGGATACTACCTGGCCACAG gtGCCCAGGACAGCTCTGTGAAGCTGTGGGATCTGAGGAAACTGAAGAACTTCAAGACCATCGCCCTGGACAACAACTACGAA gttaaGTCTCTGGTGTTTGATCAGAGTGGTACGTACTTGGCTGTGGGTGGATCTGACATCAGGGTGTACATCTGCAAGCAGTGGTCGGAGGTCCTAAACTTCAGCG ATCACTCTGGCCTGGTGACCGGTGTGGCGTTTGGAGACAATGCTCAGTTCCTTTCCTCCGCGGGAATGGACAGAAGCCTTAAGTTCTACAGCCTGTAA